The proteins below are encoded in one region of Scomber japonicus isolate fScoJap1 chromosome 2, fScoJap1.pri, whole genome shotgun sequence:
- the ccr7 gene encoding C-C chemokine receptor type 7, which yields MTFKSSEQEENATNYTDYSSFTWDYGDTVELCVKESNRQFRLWFMSIFFSFTCFLGLTGNLLVILTFFYFNRLKTMTDVYLLNLSFADLLFSLSLPFWAANSMAEWALGLAVCKAMHTIYKVSFYSSMFLLSLISVDRYFAIAKAVSAYRHRSRAVFLSKVSSAVIWVMALIFSTPEMKYTTINNNTCTPYSSSIDPLRVSLQTSQIILGFALPLLVMCFCYSSIVQTLCQAQSFERNKAIKVILAVVAVFVVCQVPYNVVLFWNTIVAANGGIIKCEYDNNLLYATDVTQCVAFLRCCLNPFVYAFIGVKFRHDLLKLLKELGCMSQERFYRYTCGRRRSSAATDTDTTTTFSP from the exons ATGACTTTCAAG TCTTCTGAGCAAGAAGAGAATGCCACGAACTACACAGATTACAGCTCCTTCACATGGGATTATGGTGATACCGTTGAACTATGTGTCAAAGAATCCAATCGCCAGTTCCGCCTTTGGTTCATGTCtatcttcttctccttcacctGCTTCCTGGGGCTGACGGGGAACCTGCTGGTCATCCTCACCTTCTTCTATTTCAATCGTCTCAAGACCATGACGGACGTGTACCTGCTCAACCTGTCATTTGCAGAcctgctcttttctctgtcGCTCCCCTTTTGGGCAGCCAACTCCATGGCTGAATGGGCGCTGGGTTTGGCCGTGTGCAAGGCCATGCACACTATCTACAAGGTCAGCTTCTACAGCAGCatgttcctcctctctttaaTCAGTGTGGACCGGTACTTTGCCATAGCCAAGGCTGTCTCTGCTTACCGCCACCGCTCCCGAGCGGTGTTTCTCAGCAAAGTGTCATCAGCTGTCATCTGGGTGATGGCACTGATTTTCTCCACACCAGAAATGAAGTACACCACCATCAATAACAACACCTGCACCCCTTACTCTAGCAGTATTGACCCGCTCCGTGTCAGCCTGCAGACAAGCCAGATTATTTTGGGTTTTGCCCTGCCACTCCTGGTCATGTGCTTCTGTTACAGCAGCATTGTCCAGACCCTTTGCCAGGCTCAAAGCTTTGAACGGAATAAGGCCATCAAGGTGATTCTGGCTGTGGTAGCCGTTTTTGTGGTCTGCCAGGTCCCCTATAATGTGGTTCTATTTTGGAACACAATTGTCGCTGCAAATGGAGGAATCATAAAATGTGAGTATGACAACAACCTCCTCTATGCCACCGACGTCACCCAGTGTGTGGCCTTCCTGAGGTGCTGCCTGAACCCCTTTGTCTATGCCTTTATCGGAGTGAAGTTTCGACACGACCTTCTGAAGCTCCTGAAGGAGCTGGGTTGCATGAGCCAGGAGAGGTTCTACAGGTATACCtgtggcaggaggaggagctcaGCGGCCACTGATACTGACACCACCACCACATTCTCTCCCTAA
- the LOC128368613 gene encoding tensin-4-like, which produces MPAAKGMPLMMPNHVLRVGQTIRMDQAQGTVNQHPVRTESSSSHDDNDLDICLDNLNHLILELDPTFEPIPVNKSPPCISPPTGTMSSSSYEDVPDCVLIPRGCAPCSPAKVVPSFSPSIPIPSGISCSPHGSVIFSSSPSTSLPPLPFGSAPRRNPSPRNDTQCSQGSLRLSHSNRNSAVSLLSTSTCSDTSYILGSNLSLTSEDADSPESIHALTSGSFSDVSRSRLSDAQHSPDKPPLTKRGHLPDLHSKGAHSSPASLCGSLTDIPVLLVNGAPQLDFQISPPALDTHTTQTNSKPCSPHSFQGRFHASQTSMKFVMDTSKYWFRPHISRAEADALVKDKEPGTFVVRDSTSYKGSFGLAMKVEQAPAISSPTAYPGESSSDLVRHFLIESSAKGVRIKGTSQEPYFGSLSALVYQHTISAYALPCKLLLHFQELGTGEQRTPDKPAPEDKTKTASNFIYLNAVPTEMLTGPCAVQKAVSSTLEKASGSFTPTIVNLKVSMKGVTLTDINRKLFFRRHYPAHLLSYSGEDPENRLWLRGSSFGARMFGLVAKGIEAGAENMCHVFAEYDPLQPCNKIVEVIKEAIAKL; this is translated from the exons ATGCCTGCAGCTAAAGGCATGCCCCTCATGATGCCCAATCACGTTCTGAGAGTGGGTCAAACTATCCGCATGGACCAGGCACAGGGGACGGTCAATCAGCATCCAGTCCGAACAGAATCCAGCAGTAGCCATGACGACAATGATCTCGACATTTGCCTGGACAATCTCAACCACCTCATCCTGGAACTGGATCCGACATTTGAACCCATCCCGGTCAACAAAAGTCCCCCATGCATCAGCCCTCCTACAGGTACA ATGAGTTCTAGcagct ATGAAGATGTCCCCGACTGTGTGCTGATCCCTAGAGGATGTGCTCCTTGCTCCCCGGCCAAGGTGGTCCCATCTTTCTCACCCAGTATCCCCATCCCCAGCGGTATCAGCTGTAGTCCCCATGGCTCGGTGATCTTCTCCAGCTCCCCGTCAACCTCCCTTCCCCCGCTGCCTTTTGGAAGCGCACCCCGACGAAATCCCTCACCGAGGAATGACACACAGTGCTCCCAGGGATCCCTGCGACTGTCACACTCAAACAGAAACAGTGCCGTCTCGCTCCTCTCCACATCCACATGCTCAGATACCAGCTACATCCTCGGCAG CAACCTGTCCTTGACCAGTGAAGATGCTGATTCTCCAGAGTCCATCCACGCTCTCACATCTGGTTCCTTCAGTGACGTGTCCAGATCGAGGCTCTCTGATGCCCAGCACAGTCCAGACAAACCCCCTCTGACAAAGCGAGGACATTTACCGGATCTTCACAGCAAAGGAGCTCACAGCAGCCCTGCTTCACTCTGTGGCTCTTTGACCGATATCCCTGTACTGCTAGTCAATGGTGCACCACAGTTGGACTTTCAGATCAGCCCTCCTGCACTagatacacacaccacacagaccAACTCAAAGCCATGTTCACCCCACA GTTTCCAAGGACGTTTTCATGCCAGCCAGACCTCAATGAAATTCGTCATGGACACTTCAAAATATTGGTTCCGTCCAcatatcagcagagcagaag CTGATGCTCTGGTGAAGGACAAAGAACCAGGAACATTTGTGGTGAGAGACAGCACCTCCTACAAAGGCAGTTTTGGTCTGGCCATGAAAGTGGAGCAAGCGCCTGCCATTTCCTCTCCAACTGCCTACCCAG GAGAAAGCAGTTCTGATCTTGTCAGGCACTTCCTCATTGAATCATCAGCTAAGGGTGTACGCATCAAAGGCACTTCTCAAGAACCATATTTCG GCAGTCTCTCTGCTCTTGTCTACCAGCACACTATTTCTGCTTATGCGTTACCCTGCAAATTACTGCTCCACTTCCAAG AGCTGGGCACAGGAGAACAGAGGACACCTGATAAACCAGCACCGGAAGACAAGACTAAAACAG CCTCCAACTTCATCTACTTGAACGCCGTCCCCACTGAGATGCTCACAGGACCTTGTGCAGTGCAGAAGGCGGTGTCCTCAACTCTAGAGAAGGCCTCGGGTTCCTTTACACCCACCATAGTTAACCTCAAGGTCTCTATGAAGGGCGTTACTTTGACAGATATCAACAGGAA GCTCTTCTTCAGACGCCACTACCCTGCTCACCTGCTTAGCTACAGCGGGGAAGATCCGGAGAATCGACT GTGGCTCCGAGGTTCGAGTTTTGGTGCAAG GATGTTTGGTTTGGTGGCAAAAGGCATCGAAGCTGGCGCAGAGAATATGTGTCACGTCTTTGCAGAATATGACCCCTTGCAGCCCTGCAACAAAATTGTTGAGGTTATTAAGGAAGCCATAGCCAAGCTGTAG
- the LOC128368696 gene encoding keratin-like protein KRT222, whose amino-acid sequence MELTQLLDRIRAQCDLSRLSSPGSNPVPGSAGPSHSGAGAPAAASATRTHGGALSEEEAAWAQVSLGGAALREARAELAEARKQWHSLQVEIETLHALEKGLESSLQNTQRLYSNQLQDLSQVIAGLEGELEQVRSGLATQRQRHSQLLNTKMKLEREIATYRRLLEREEGRYMGRNGQPMGLRPWRSFVVKPKENGLENDFSDPAITPDEPKSEPLPEIPSLLPAENGQKKSSILHRQQSLVILTEPEQDKDLPISTVKTQEILQGNVVRESAEGHGTIETEKIDKVIKQWEGSFFRGNPKLRKKSVSLRFDLHMAAADEGCAQTKQDSLPDVEVRLIMKRSRSIPTITQ is encoded by the exons ATGGAGCTCACCCAGCTCCTCGACCGAATCAGAGCGCAGTGCGACCTGAGCAGACTTTCCAGCCCGGGCTCAAATCCAGTCCCAGGCTCAGCCGGGCCCAGCCACTCTGGAGCTggagcaccagcagcagcatcagcaacCCGAACACACGGAGGAGCTCTCAGTGAG GAGGAAGCAGCGTGGGCGCAGGTGAGCCTCGGTGGCGCCGCACTGAGGGAGGCACGGGCCGAGCTAGCAGAGGCCAGGAAGCAGTGGCACTCCCTGCAGGTGGAGATTGAGACTCTTCATGCCTTG GAGAAAGGCCTGGAGAGCTCTCTCCAGAACACCCAACGGCTGTACTCCAACCAGCTGCAGGACCTTTCCCAGGTGATTGCTGGGCTGGAGGGTGAGCTGGAGCAGGTGAGGAGCGGTCTTGCCACACAGCGCCAGCGCCACAGTCAGCTGCTCAACACCAAGATGAAGCTGGAGCGAGAGATTGCCACTTATAGACGTCTGCTGGAACGTGAAGAGGGCAG ATACATGGGCCGTAATGGGCAGCCAATGGGTTTGCGGCCTTGGAGGTCTTTTGTGGTGAAACCAAAGGAAAACGGGCTGGAGAACGACTTCAGTGACCCTGCTATTACTCCGGATGAGCCCAAGTCAGAGCCCCTACCTGAAATCCCTTCACTCCTCCCAGCAGAGAATgggcaaaaaaaaagctccatacTCCATAGACAGCAAAGCCTTGTGATACTCACAG AGCCAGAGCAAGATAAAGACTTGCCCATCTCCACTGTGAAGACTCAGGAGATTCTTCAGGGGAATGTGGTGCGGGAGAGCGCAGAGGGTCATGGCACCATTGA GACGGAGAAGATCGACAAGGTGATAAAACAGTGGGAGGGCTCCTTCTTCCGAGGAAATCCCAAATTACGGAAAAAGTCTGTGTCGCTCCGCTTTGACCTGCACATGGCCGCAGCAGACGAGGGGTGCGCCCAGACTAAACAAGACAGCCTCCCTGACGTGGAGGTGCGTCTTATCATGAAGAGATCACGCAGCATCCCAACCATCACACAGTAA
- the LOC128366723 gene encoding keratin, type I cytoskeletal 18-like, whose translation MDLLQDSSHTMLGLNARLKGFLEQVNRLQEANRRLEAQIAEWGIRSSSRSQDWSQQEQTVKDLRAQVGKLLMENAQLALQSDSMKSRAAAIQARCETEEQNTWRLEQQVAMLRETKRKAEQSSVTLQTNLRRSMTELQEINQEFQVTKLSFPPYKHTSTYTHTR comes from the exons ATGGACTTGCTGCAGGACTCTAGTCACACCATGCTGGGACTGAATGCCCGCTTGAAGGGCTTCCTGGAGCAGGTGAACAGGCTGCAGGAAGCCAACCGGCGGCTAGAGGCCCAAATAGCCGAATGGGGCATCAGGAGCAGCTCACGCTCTCAGGACTGGTCCCAACAGGAGCAGACTGTGAAGGATCTCCGTGCTCAG gTTGGTAAGCTACTGATGGAGAATGCCCAGCTGGCATTACAGTCTGACAGCATGAAGTCCAGAGCTGCTGCTATCCAGGCCAG GTgtgagacagaggagcagaacaCCTGGCGCCTGGAGCAACAGGTGGCGATGCTCagggagacaaagaggaagGCGGAGCAGAGCAGCGTGACACTGCAGACAAACCTTCGCCGTTCTATGACAGAGCTGCAGGAGATAAACCAGGAGTTTCAGGTCACTAAAT TGTCTTTTCCTCCGTACAAACACActtccacatacacacacacacgc